One window of the Streptomyces asoensis genome contains the following:
- a CDS encoding MMPL family transporter, whose translation MNSLTVRMARSSARHPWRAIVGWLVFVALCLAAGSAVGMNSARTADYRVGEAGRAEAMAAEGQLERRSAEQVLISARAGTLGTEAARGAVRDLTARMERLPEVAEVAAPVRSADGRILMVEVALRGEERDAKDKVDALTAQTTAVQRAHPELLLQETGSPSISKGVDEQRGDDLALSEKITLPVTLLTLLVVFGSLTMAAVPLLLALSSIAAAVGLSMVASHVSPDTGVGTNVILMIGLAVGVDYTLFYLKREREERARSGGRLSSQALVELAAATSGRAVMVSGFAVVASTATLYLASDVVFSSLATGTVVVVLVAMASSLTALPALLTVLGKRAERRAARRAERGRPVRRPRGGSGGSGERGERGESGGRVWAALLRPAARHPLATLGVSVLALLALVVPLAGLHITEMSRDTHSREIPAMRVYDRLNEAFPQHRVTHQVVVRADAARAAEVAEALDALTRLADADPLFTGTPRLRTSADHRVSTLELRVPYLGDSDQAYDSLDHLRHDYLPATVGRIAGAEYGVSGDVARYTDYPAHQNGKLPLVLGALLLVTFLMTLYAFRSVVLGLIGVALNLLSAAAALGLLVLVFQHTWAEGLLDFRSTGSIGSRVPLFLFVILFGLSMDYQVFVVSRIREAVLAGTPTRQAVLDGVRRSASVVTSAAVVMTTVFVSFVFLHIIEMKQIGFVLAAAVLLDAFVVRILILPSAMLLLGERSWWPARPDRGTAGPRAQATTGRPVVDVR comes from the coding sequence AGTGCGCGGCACCCCTGGCGGGCGATCGTCGGCTGGCTGGTCTTCGTGGCGCTCTGCCTGGCGGCCGGCAGCGCCGTCGGGATGAACAGCGCGAGGACGGCCGACTACCGGGTCGGCGAGGCCGGCCGGGCCGAGGCCATGGCGGCCGAGGGGCAGCTGGAACGCAGATCCGCCGAGCAGGTGCTGATCTCCGCGCGGGCGGGCACCCTCGGCACCGAGGCGGCCCGCGGCGCCGTCCGGGACCTCACCGCCCGGATGGAGCGGCTGCCCGAGGTCGCCGAGGTGGCCGCGCCGGTCCGCTCCGCCGACGGCCGGATCCTCATGGTCGAGGTGGCGCTGCGAGGCGAGGAGCGGGACGCCAAGGACAAGGTCGACGCGCTCACCGCGCAGACCACGGCCGTCCAGCGGGCCCACCCGGAGCTGCTGCTCCAGGAGACCGGCAGCCCCTCCATCAGCAAGGGCGTCGACGAACAGCGCGGTGACGACCTCGCGCTCTCCGAGAAGATCACCCTGCCGGTCACGCTGCTGACCCTGCTGGTCGTGTTCGGCTCGCTCACCATGGCCGCCGTACCGCTGCTGCTCGCACTGTCGTCGATCGCGGCGGCCGTCGGGCTGTCGATGGTGGCCTCGCACGTCTCCCCGGACACCGGGGTCGGCACGAACGTCATCCTGATGATCGGCCTCGCCGTCGGCGTCGACTACACACTCTTCTATCTGAAGCGGGAGCGCGAGGAGCGGGCCCGCTCCGGGGGGCGGCTGAGCTCGCAGGCCCTGGTCGAGCTGGCGGCCGCCACCTCGGGCCGGGCCGTGATGGTCTCCGGGTTCGCGGTCGTCGCCTCCACCGCCACGCTGTACCTGGCCTCGGACGTCGTCTTCTCCTCGCTCGCCACCGGCACCGTGGTGGTCGTCCTGGTCGCGATGGCCAGTTCCCTGACGGCGCTCCCCGCGCTGCTGACGGTGCTGGGGAAGCGGGCGGAACGCAGGGCCGCGCGCCGGGCGGAGCGGGGCAGGCCCGTCCGCCGCCCTCGCGGCGGAAGCGGCGGAAGCGGCGAGAGGGGTGAGAGGGGTGAGAGCGGCGGCCGGGTCTGGGCCGCGCTGCTGCGCCCCGCCGCCCGGCACCCCCTCGCCACCCTCGGTGTCTCCGTCCTCGCCCTGCTCGCACTCGTCGTCCCGCTGGCGGGCCTGCACATCACGGAGATGAGCCGGGACACCCACTCCCGGGAGATCCCCGCCATGCGGGTGTACGACCGGCTCAACGAGGCGTTCCCGCAACACCGGGTCACCCACCAGGTGGTCGTGCGCGCCGACGCGGCACGGGCCGCCGAGGTCGCCGAGGCCCTGGACGCACTGACCCGGCTCGCGGACGCCGACCCCCTGTTCACCGGCACGCCCCGGCTCCGCACCTCCGCGGACCACCGTGTCAGCACCCTCGAACTGCGCGTGCCGTACCTCGGCGACTCCGACCAGGCCTACGACTCGCTCGACCACCTGCGCCACGACTACCTGCCCGCCACCGTCGGCCGGATCGCCGGCGCCGAGTACGGCGTCAGCGGGGACGTGGCCCGGTACACCGACTATCCGGCGCACCAGAACGGCAAACTGCCCCTCGTCCTCGGGGCGTTGCTGCTGGTGACCTTCCTGATGACGCTGTACGCGTTCCGCTCCGTCGTCCTCGGGCTGATCGGCGTGGCGCTGAACCTGCTGTCCGCGGCGGCCGCGCTCGGGCTGCTGGTCCTCGTCTTCCAGCACACCTGGGCCGAGGGGCTCTTGGACTTCCGCTCCACCGGGTCGATCGGGTCGCGGGTCCCGCTGTTCCTGTTCGTGATCCTCTTCGGACTCTCCATGGACTACCAGGTGTTCGTCGTCAGCCGGATCCGGGAGGCCGTGCTCGCGGGCACCCCGACCCGGCAGGCGGTGCTCGACGGGGTCCGCCGGTCGGCGAGCGTGGTGACCAGCGCGGCGGTCGTGATGACGACGGTGTTCGTGAGCTTCGTCTTCCTGCACATCATCGAGATGAAGCAGATCGGGTTCGTGCTCGCGGCGGCCGTCCTGCTGGACGCCTTCGTCGTACGCATCCTGATCCTGCCGTCGGCGATGCTGCTGCTGGGCGAGCGGAGCTGG